ACGGACAGGCCCGTCATCTGATTCACGATCGCGTCCGGTCGGGCCGCGGCCACTGTCTCACCGACCGCGGCGCCGTCCAGCCCGTCCATCACAACGGCTTCGGCCCCCAGCCGCTCCAGCAGCCCCAACTTGCCCGCGCTCGTCGTCGTCGCGGTCACCTGGTGCCCACGGGCCACCAATTGCGGCACCAGAGACCGCCCGATGACCCCGGTCCCGCCTGCCACGAACACTCGCATACTGTCACGCTCCTCATCCGGTACCGGCCTCTCACCACTGAGACGAAACAGCCCGGCAGTCCGTGACATGCGAAACGGCTCCGCGAACGTTGCCGTGTCGGAACATCCTCGGACTGAACGGGAAACGCACGAATCTGTCGCGAAGTGTCCGTTATCCCAAAGGAGGACATCGATCCGGCTCGTGGGTGACGCGGTCGGGGGCGCCGAGGACGTGGCAGCGCATCCGCGAGCTCGTGTTCAGCGAATCCGTAGGCCCACACGAACGCTGCTCAGGTGTGGTCATGGTGGACGAACTGACGAGACTGCGGCTTCCAGGTGGGCTGCCAGCTGTTCCAAGTCCTGTGGTGATGCCCGCTCGGTAAACGAGCCCGCATGACCGAACCAGTAGTCCCAGACTTCGGTAACCACCTCGGCGGTTATCGTTCGGCTCTGGCTCGCGAGTCGCGCGAGATGCTCGGCTTCGGGCTCGTACTCGTCGTTCGGTGCGCCCAGGGCGAGCAGTCCCTCCGGATCGTGCTCGTTGAGCACCCGGAGCACGGTCTCCGTGGGCCGTCCGTCCTCCTCGTTCCCGTCTCCATTCCTGGCGCTGCCGCTCATCACCGCAGCATAGCGGGCTGTCGGCTCCGAGTGGAGGATCTCGTTGGCGCTCGTCTTCCGGGGAGGTCAGGCTGGTCGCATGATTACTCGTTCGCAGGTTCGGGCAGCTGCCGACCGCATCCATGGCCGCATTCGCAGGACTCCACTGGTCGAGGCCGATCCCGGGGCCTTCGCTCCGGCGGCGAAGGTGTGGCTCAAACTCGAACAACTCCAGCACACCGGCTCGTTCAAGGCTCGTGGTGCGGTCAACCGTCTCCTGTCCGGTGCCGAGGAGGGGCAGCTGACCGAGGCCGGGGTGGTGGCTGCTTCCGGTGGGAACGCCGGTCTCGCCGTTGCCCATGCCGCTGCGCAGCAGGGAGTGACCGCACGGGTGTATCTCCCGGGGAACGCACCTGCGGTGAAGGTGGCCAAGCTGGGCAAGCTCGGCGCGCATGTCGTGCAGGTCGGAGAGAAGTACGCCGACGCCTACGAGGCTGCCACCAAGCAGGCAGCCGAGACGGGTGCCCTGTTCTGCCATGCCTATGACCAACCCGACATCTGTGCGGGCCAGGGCACCCTCGGTGAGGAGTTGCTGGAGCAGACGCATGGTGAGCTCGACACGATCCTGCTCGCCGTCGGCGGTGGTGGACTCATGGCCGGTGTCGCGGCCGCCACCGAGGCCAGGGCGCGCGTCATCGGGGTCGAACCCCGAACGATTCCCACGCTCGGGACGGCCCTCGCCGCCGGTGAACCGGTCGACGTCGAGGTATCCGGCGTCGCCGCCGACTCGCTCGGTGCCACCCGTCTCGGAGACATTGCCTACGCCGTCGCCACTCGCGCCGGTGTGAATTCCGTCCTCGTCGATGACGAGGACATCATTGCGGCTCGCAAGCTGCTCTGGGATCAGCACCGCCTCGTCGTCGAGCACGGCACGGCCACCGCATGGGCCGCTCTGCTCACCGGTGCCTACCAGCCCGGCGAGGGCGAGCGCATCGCCGTCGTGCTGTGTGGCGCCAACACCGATGTCACCGACCTCGCGTAAGCGACTCGCGGACGTCGTCCGGTGGCGGTGTCGGTCGTAGAGTCCGTGTGTCGACCCATGCGTATCGGTTGGTGACCTCGGTGACCGGTTCCGTCCCGCGTCGGATCTCGAAGCGGAGGGTGAGCGAGGTGTTGCCGATCCGCTGGGTGAAGGCCGCCACGATGAGCTCGTCGTCGAAGTGGCACGCGGCGAGATAGCGCACGTTCGACTCGGCGACCACCAGATCGATGCCACGCTCGGTGAGCTTGGCATGCGAACCGAACAGCGCTTTCAGGTATTCGAAGCTGGCCATGTCCGCGTACGCGAGGTAGTGCGCGTTGAACACCACTCCCTGCGGGTCGCACTCGTGGAAGCGCACACGCAGGGGCATCCGCACGATCGGCTCGGGAGCGTCCGTCATGTCGCGAACGTACCGTTACCGGGACCGGGTGAATCCGGCCGGACACCGCGTGCCGAACACCGTGGATCCCGATGTATCCGGCGACGCCGGGAGGATCACCGGAGGAGGCCCCACCGAGCGCACGAGGGCCCGGCGAGGAGCGGTTTCCTCGCCGGGCCCGTCGAGATCGCTGCTCAGACCGTGGCGGGTTCTTCCCGACGTGATCCGCTGAGAGCGCGGTCGAGCGTGAGCGTGCCGCCGCTGAATCCGAGAGCCAGCGAGGCCACGGCGAGTACGAGCACGTATTCGTATCCACCGCCGGAGGCGAACAACCCATTACCGAGGTGGACGAGCAGCAGCGCACCCACCATGGTCGCGGCGAGCAGCACTCCGACGAGCGGAAGAGCCAGTCCTGCCAGCAGGGCGGCACCGCCGACGGTCTCGATCAGCGCGGTGGCCCAGGCCGACACGGTCGGTAGGGGGATTCCCATCCCGGCGAAGGAGGCGGCGGTGCCGTCGATCCCCCACTGGAGGAACTTCTGCAGGCCGTGCGCGATGAACACCACCCCCACGACGACCCGGGCCAGTAAGAGCACAAGGTCGCGGACCCCGCTCGGTAGCTGCGGCATCTGTTGTCTCCTTTCCTTGATATGCCGATCCGTCCGAAAAGATCATCCGAATTGCACGGAACGTTTGGCCAGTCCGTGCCAGAAACCGTCGATGGTGGTCTGCTGATTGTTCAGCTCGTCTTCAGCCGTGCCGAGGGTGACGAACAACGGGGCGAAGTGTTCGGTACTCGGGTGGGCGAGTTGTCCCGCGGGCGCCTTGTGCCGGAAGTCGAGGAGCGCGTCGACGTCGCAGCTCTGCAGGGCGCGGCTGCCCCAGTCATCGAACTCGATCGACCAGTTCGGGGTGGTGGGGGCGCTCAGAGCCCGGAGGTTGTGGGTGAAAAAGCCGCTGCCGACGATGAGCACTCCCTCGTCCCGCAGCGGTGCGAGGGTGCGACCGACGTGCAGGAGCTGCTGCGGCTGCAGGGTGGGCATGGATATCTGCAGTACGGGGATGTCGGCCTCGGGATACATCTCCACCAGCGGCACGTAGGCACCGTGGTCGAGCCCTCGATCGGGAAAGTCCTGCACCGGCATGTCCGGGCCGTGCAGCAAGGCACGCACTCGTGCGGCGAGTTCCGGGGCGCCCGGCGCGGGGTACTGGACCGTGTAGTACCGCTCGGGAAAACCCCAGAAGTCGTGGATCAGCGGAACCGTCGTGGTGGCGCCGACCGCCAGCGGTGCTTGCTCCCAGTGTGCGGAGACCATCAGGATCGCCTTCGGCCTGGGCAGGTTCCGGGACCATTCGGCGAGTTGCCGGGGCCAGACGGGATCGTCGGCCAGGGGCGGGGCGCCGTGGCTGAGGTAGAGGGCGGGCATGCGGTTCGGCGTACTGGTGGTCACGGTCGGTGCTCCGTCGAGCGACTAGTTCGAATTTGAACGATATTGCCCACGGTACAAGATGGTTCAAACTCGAACAACAACGCCTAGGATGGGGGGCATGACGGAACCAAGGTGGCTGGACTCGGAGGAAATGGCGGCCTGGTATGCCTTTCTCGAGGCGAGCCACCTGGTCGTGCGCCGCGTGGAGCAGCAACTTCGGGAGCAGGAGGGGCTGTCCCACCCGCAGTACGAGATCCTGGTCCGCTTGGCGGCCGAGCCGGCCGGGGAAATGCGGATGAGCGAACTGGCCGAGCACGTGGTGACCTCGAAGAGCGGGTTGACTTACCAGATCGGCCGGCTGGAGAAGGCGGGGCTGGTTCGGCGTCGCTCGTGCCCCGGCGATGACCGCGGCGTGTATGCCGTGCTCACCGAGGACGGGCACAACACACTTCGCCGGGCTGCGCCGGGCCACGTCGCCCTGGTCCGCTCGTCGCTGATCGACGTACTCGGCCGGGAGCAACTCGCGACGCTCGCCGCGGGGCTGAACGCAGTCACCCGCGAGCTCCGTGCGAAGGGGGAGGACTGACGGCAGCCGGAGCCGTTACCAGGGGTGTACACCGCCGTAGAAGGTCTCGGCGCTGAGCTCGTGCTCCTTGCGCATCACCCTGTCGGGGTTGTCCCCGGTATTGCCTTCGATCAGCGTGACGGTGTCGCCCTCGATCCGTTCGACCACGCCGATGTGCCTGCTGGAGGAGATGTTTTCCGGCCCGGTACCGAACAGCAGCACGTCGCCCGGCTTGGCGTTGCTCAGCTGGTCACTGCCGTACGCCTCCCCCTGGGCCTGCCCGGTCGTGTAGACGTCGCCGGTGAAGGCGAACTCCTCGTTCTCGACGTCCACGCCCGCCTTCTCCCAGGTCGACATGGCGAACAAGGCGCACCACGCCACGCAGCGATCGGAGTACTTCTGGCAGTTATCGCCCGTCTCCTCGGTACCGAGTCCCTGTCGTGCCGCTTGGACGATCTCCGCTTGAACGGTGCCTGCCTGTGCCGTGATGGCAGGCGCTGCGGCCATATCTCCTTCCAGGGTGCCGGATGAGGAAGGGGGCATGGTGGCGGCGGTGGCCACTGCCGCCACCGACAAGGTCACCGCGACACACAGCCCGGCGATGCCCCTCGGAACCCGGCGCGCAGCCGTGTCGTCGGGATGCTCACCTCGGTGGTGCAGCAGCGAGGACCACGCGGACTTGATGTTCGCGATGCCATGGCCGAACGGCGACCGCCGACGTCCGGTGGGGGAGCGACCTTCGGGGGAGGTCGTGTCGTCAGTGTCGTTCTGCATTTTTCCGGGGGTTTCCGTCTCGAGGATCGTTTCCTGCTCGAAAGGGCGCTCGCTCCGGCGGCCATCGGGGTCGGCCGCGCAGGCTCCTCGAGATATACCGTTCCGGCCACCGAGGGAAAGCGGGATATGTACGCATATGGGTACCTGAAAACGTGGTCCTGGCGTGCATTATCCCGGTGTGCATGGCCGCCCGACGTCCAGGCCGGGCGGCTCGGCGGGTTCATCCGCTCACGTGGTTCTCCGGCTGGACCGAATGCGAGTTCGTGTACTTGTACACCCACAGCCCCCGTCCCTTGCGGTGGTCCCGCTGATACCAGGCCACGTGCTGGGACTCTCCTGTCGCCGATTCCGTGCTGCTGTCCGGCGAGGGGACCGGTAGTGGTGACAGGGGGGAACCCTCGGCTCCGACCGGCAGGGTGATCTCGCGACCGTCCTCCGGGCCCCCGAACAGTTCGATCTGGACGTGCATGTTCACGGGTTGTGCCTCCCCGGCCTTACGGTGCCTCTGTATACATACTGACCAGTCATCCCGGATTTCCGTTCCACATGCCACCCGATCGGGGGAGCATTCCTGCGGCATGGAGCAGGAGTGCATGGCGGGACGAGGTTGTCACCACTGTCCTGTTGTCGCGCATACGCTCTCCCGACATATGGAGCGCCCCCGCGCTCAACCGGCCTGGGGGTCACCGGGAGTGCGGGGGCGCCGAGGTCCACCCCTGGGGGTCAGGTGGACGGCCACCAGGCTACTAGGTGGTACGGCAGATGTCTCTAGATGCAGAGAATTTTTTGATCAACTTTTCGTTCGCGCTACAGCCACCCGCGCCGCCGGAACACCACGTACAGCGCGACCGCGACGATCAGCATGAAACTCAGGGCCATCGGATAGCCCCATAGCTGGTCCAACGCGGGCATGTGGGTGAAGTTCATCCCGTAGACGGTTCCGACCACGGTCGGTGCGAACAGGATCGCGGCCCAGGATGAGATCCGCTTCATGTCCTCGTTCTGGGCCAGGCTCGTCTCGGTGAGGCGAGTCGCCTGCTCGCTCTGGCGTTGCGCGTGCAGGGACGCGTTGACGGAGAGGATCTCGGACAGCAGTTGCCGGTGCGATTCCACACGCTCGACCACGTCCGCCGCATGGTCGCGCACGTCGCGCAGGTTGCGCAGTATCTCCACATCGGCACCGTGCTGTTCGAGGCTCCTCTCCAGCGTGTCCAGGACTCCCAGCAGGGGCCGGCTCGCGCGCTGGAACTCGATGATCTCCCGGGACAGTCGATAGATCCGCTCCGACACGGCGGGTTCACCGCCGAAGACCTCGTTCTCGATCTCGTCGATGTCGTTCTGCAACCCACGTTCCACCGGCAGGAAGTCGTCGACCACGCGGTCCAGCAACGCGTACAACACCGACTCGGGACCGTGGCCGAGGAGTTCGGGCTCCCGCTCCAGCCGCTGCCGCACGGGTACGAGGTCGGGCTTCTCGGCGTGGCGGAGAGTGATGACGAAATCCGGGCCGACGAAGACGTGGATCTCTCCGGTCTCGATGTTCTCCTGCTCGTCGAGATACCGGGCCGGGCGCAGCACCATGAACCGGATGTCGCCGTAGCGGTCCAGCTTCGGCCGCTGGTGTGCGACGACGGCATCCTCCACCGCCAACGAGTGCAGCCCGAACTCCTCGGTGATCGAGGAGATTTCGTCCTCGTCCGGTCGGTACAACCCGATCCAGGCGAACCTGC
This Haloactinomyces albus DNA region includes the following protein-coding sequences:
- a CDS encoding threonine/serine dehydratase; amino-acid sequence: MITRSQVRAAADRIHGRIRRTPLVEADPGAFAPAAKVWLKLEQLQHTGSFKARGAVNRLLSGAEEGQLTEAGVVAASGGNAGLAVAHAAAQQGVTARVYLPGNAPAVKVAKLGKLGAHVVQVGEKYADAYEAATKQAAETGALFCHAYDQPDICAGQGTLGEELLEQTHGELDTILLAVGGGGLMAGVAAATEARARVIGVEPRTIPTLGTALAAGEPVDVEVSGVAADSLGATRLGDIAYAVATRAGVNSVLVDDEDIIAARKLLWDQHRLVVEHGTATAWAALLTGAYQPGEGERIAVVLCGANTDVTDLA
- a CDS encoding acyl-CoA thioesterase, translating into MTDAPEPIVRMPLRVRFHECDPQGVVFNAHYLAYADMASFEYLKALFGSHAKLTERGIDLVVAESNVRYLAACHFDDELIVAAFTQRIGNTSLTLRFEIRRGTEPVTEVTNRYAWVDTRTLRPTPPPDDVRESLTRGR
- a CDS encoding DoxX family protein, whose product is MPQLPSGVRDLVLLLARVVVGVVFIAHGLQKFLQWGIDGTAASFAGMGIPLPTVSAWATALIETVGGAALLAGLALPLVGVLLAATMVGALLLVHLGNGLFASGGGYEYVLVLAVASLALGFSGGTLTLDRALSGSRREEPATV
- a CDS encoding dioxygenase family protein, which codes for MPALYLSHGAPPLADDPVWPRQLAEWSRNLPRPKAILMVSAHWEQAPLAVGATTTVPLIHDFWGFPERYYTVQYPAPGAPELAARVRALLHGPDMPVQDFPDRGLDHGAYVPLVEMYPEADIPVLQISMPTLQPQQLLHVGRTLAPLRDEGVLIVGSGFFTHNLRALSAPTTPNWSIEFDDWGSRALQSCDVDALLDFRHKAPAGQLAHPSTEHFAPLFVTLGTAEDELNNQQTTIDGFWHGLAKRSVQFG
- a CDS encoding MarR family winged helix-turn-helix transcriptional regulator — its product is MTEPRWLDSEEMAAWYAFLEASHLVVRRVEQQLREQEGLSHPQYEILVRLAAEPAGEMRMSELAEHVVTSKSGLTYQIGRLEKAGLVRRRSCPGDDRGVYAVLTEDGHNTLRRAAPGHVALVRSSLIDVLGREQLATLAAGLNAVTRELRAKGED
- a CDS encoding CHAP domain-containing protein yields the protein MQNDTDDTTSPEGRSPTGRRRSPFGHGIANIKSAWSSLLHHRGEHPDDTAARRVPRGIAGLCVAVTLSVAAVATAATMPPSSSGTLEGDMAAAPAITAQAGTVQAEIVQAARQGLGTEETGDNCQKYSDRCVAWCALFAMSTWEKAGVDVENEEFAFTGDVYTTGQAQGEAYGSDQLSNAKPGDVLLFGTGPENISSSRHIGVVERIEGDTVTLIEGNTGDNPDRVMRKEHELSAETFYGGVHPW
- a CDS encoding magnesium and cobalt transport protein CorA, whose protein sequence is MVMVDSAIYANGLREQKFDTLAQTYRQLRAAPSRAGRFAWIGLYRPDEDEISSITEEFGLHSLAVEDAVVAHQRPKLDRYGDIRFMVLRPARYLDEQENIETGEIHVFVGPDFVITLRHAEKPDLVPVRQRLEREPELLGHGPESVLYALLDRVVDDFLPVERGLQNDIDEIENEVFGGEPAVSERIYRLSREIIEFQRASRPLLGVLDTLERSLEQHGADVEILRNLRDVRDHAADVVERVESHRQLLSEILSVNASLHAQRQSEQATRLTETSLAQNEDMKRISSWAAILFAPTVVGTVYGMNFTHMPALDQLWGYPMALSFMLIVAVALYVVFRRRGWL